Proteins from a genomic interval of Perognathus longimembris pacificus isolate PPM17 chromosome 14, ASM2315922v1, whole genome shotgun sequence:
- the Sav1 gene encoding protein salvador homolog 1 isoform X2, translated as MLSRKKTKTEVSKPAEVQGKYVKKETSPLLRNLMPSFIRHGPTIPRRTDICLPDSNSNAFSASGDGVVSRNQSFLRTPIQRTPHEIMRRESNRLSAPSYLARSLADVPREYGSSQSFLTEVNFSVENGDSSSRYYYSDSFFDGQRRRPLGDRVHEDYRYYEYNHDLFQRVPQNQGRHASGIGRVAATSLGNLTNHGSEDFPLPPGWSVDWTMRGRKYYIDHNTNTTHWSHPLEREGLPPGWERVESSEFGTYYVDHTNKKAQYRHPCAPSVPRYDQPPPVTYQPQQTERNQSLLVPANPYHTAEIPDWLQVYARAPVKYDHILKWELFQLADLDKYQGLLKLLFMKELEQIVKMYEAYRQALLTELENRKQRQQWYAQHHGKNF; from the exons ATCTCATGCCTTCATTCATTCGACATGGTCCAACAATTCCAAGACGAACTGATATCTGTCTTCCAGATTCAAACTCTAATGCCTTTTCAGCTTCTGGAGATGGAGTAGTATCAAGAAATCAGAGTTTCCTAAGAACTCCAATTCAAAGAACACCTCATGAAATAATgagaagagaaagcaatagaTTATCTGCACCTTCTTATCTTGCCAGGAGTCTAGCTGATGTCCCTCGGGAGTATGGCTCCTCACAGTCATTTTTAACAGAAGTTAATTTTTCTGTTGAAAATGGAGACTCCAGTTCTCGGTATTATTATTCAGATAGTTTTTTTGATGGTCAGAGAAGGCGGCCACTTGGTGATCGTGTGCATGAAGACTACAGATACTATGAGTACAATCATGATCTTTTCCAAAGAGTGCCACAGAATCAGGGGAGGCATGCTTCAG GTATTGGAAGAGTTGCTGCTACATCTTTAGGGAATTTAACTAACCATGGGTCTGAagatttcccccttcctcctggcTGGTCTGTGGACTGGACAATGAGAGGGAGAAAATATTATATTGATCATAACACAAATACAACTCACTGGAGCCATCCTCTTGAACGAGAAGGACTCCCTCCTGGATGGGAAAGAGTTGAGTCATCAGAGTTTGGAACATATTATGTAGATCACACGAATAAAAAGGCTCAATACAGGCATCCCTGTGCTCCTAG TGTACCTCGGTATGATCAACCGCCTCCTGTCACGTACCAGCCACAACAGACTGAAAGAAACCAGTCCCTTCTGGTCCCTGCAAATCCTTACCACACTGCAGAGATTCCTGACTGGCTTCAGGTCTATGCTCGAGCCCCCGTGAA ATACGACCACATTCTGAAGTGGGAACTCTTCCAGCTGGCTGACTTGGATAAATACCAGGGACTACTAAAGTTGCTCTTCATGAAAGAACTAGAACAGATTGTTAAAATGTATGAAGCTTACAGACAGGCTCTTCTCACTGAGTTGGAAAACCGCAAACAGAGGCAGCAGTGGTATGCTCAGCACCATGGCAAGAATTTTTAa